DNA sequence from the Candidatus Limnocylindrales bacterium genome:
TCCCGTTCATCGCGCCAACGGCAGCTGGACCGCCAGTCCCGGCGGCCTGGTGTCGGCCCTGACTCCGTTCCTGAAGGAGCGGACGGGAAGCTGGATCGGCTGGGACGGCAGCGCAGGCGCGGCGCCGGAGCCGTTCGACTTTCACGGCATCCGCCAAATCCCGGTTCCGCTCAACGCGCGCGAGGTCGAGGGCTACTACAAGGGTTTTTCCAACCGTACGCTGTGGCCGCTCTATCACGACGCGGTCCGCCCCCCGCGCTTCGAGCCGCGCTGGTGGAAGCCGTTCGTCGACGTGAACCGGCGCTTCGCCGAGTACACCGCCAGGGAGGCCGAGCAGGGCGCGACGGCGTGGGTGCACGACTACCATCTCCAGCTCGTGCCGGCGATGCTTCGCAAGCTCCGTCCCGACCTTCGCATCGGATTTTTCCTGCACATCCCTTTCCCGCCGCAGGAGCTGTTTGCGCAGCTTCCGTGGCGGCGCCAGCTCCTGGAAGGTCTTTTGGGCGCCGACTTCTTCGCATGCCAGACCGAGCTCGGGGCCAAGAATTTCGCCGAGCTGGCCGTGCGGTATGCGGAGGCGCAGCACGTCGACGGCAAGGGCACGCTGCGAGCGGGCGATCGCCTGATGCGGTACGGCTCGCTGCCGATCTCGATCGACGTCGCTCACTTCCACGAGCTTGCCCGGCGGCCGGAGATCCGCGAGCGCGCGGCCGAGATCCGGCACGAGCTCGGCGAGGACCGCAAGGTCGTGCTCGGCGTCGATCGTCTGGACTACACCAAGGGAATCGATGCACGGCTGCGCACGTATGGCAGGCTGCTCGACCGCGGGCAGATCTCGCCCGAGCAGTGCGTGCTCGTGCAGACGGCGGTGCCGAGCCGCACCGACGTGCTCGAGTACATGACCGTGCGCGAGAAGGTCGAGCGCCTGGTAGGCTCGATCAATGGCCGCCATGGCCGCATCGGCCGCGTGGCCGTCCACTACCTGCACCAGAACCTCGAGCTCGAGGAGCTGGTGCCGCTCTATCTGGCCGCCGAC
Encoded proteins:
- a CDS encoding trehalose-6-phosphate synthase, with translation MSDAETREPGGQLIIVANRLPVHRANGSWTASPGGLVSALTPFLKERTGSWIGWDGSAGAAPEPFDFHGIRQIPVPLNAREVEGYYKGFSNRTLWPLYHDAVRPPRFEPRWWKPFVDVNRRFAEYTAREAEQGATAWVHDYHLQLVPAMLRKLRPDLRIGFFLHIPFPPQELFAQLPWRRQLLEGLLGADFFACQTELGAKNFAELAVRYAEAQHVDGKGTLRAGDRLMRYGSLPISIDVAHFHELARRPEIRERAAEIRHELGEDRKVVLGVDRLDYTKGIDARLRTYGRLLDRGQISPEQCVLVQTAVPSRTDVLEYMTVREKVERLVGSINGRHGRIGRVAVHYLHQNLELEELVPLYLAADVMLVTPLRDGMNLVCKEYVATHVDGGGVLILSEFTGAAYELEEALLINPYDEEGMGRAIVRALEMSPEEAERRMAALRRKVAAHDVYWWAGEFLSALKA